A single genomic interval of Zobellia nedashkovskayae harbors:
- the tamL gene encoding translocation and assembly module lipoprotein TamL: MKLRTTSIFRVFILLCLTMQYACSVGKYIPEGEILFSGTEIKVESEEEKRALKPVEQELGTLITPAPNSDVLGMRLGLYYHYKAQKKKPGFLNKWLNKKFGEEPVYLSDVNTNRMEELMLNRLDNRGFFYSKVASEIDSTKKYASVTYKADLAKPYTLQEWKIDRDTLPIYDQIETAMTGTKLKAGERFDLELLKYERERIDTHLKSQGYYNFNSDFLIFEADTNRYDSRKFDLFLRLKKGTPKKSIVPYRIDSIAVYPNYSIENDSLPQPSAVTEENGIYFIQDEEFFKPKKLEPYILFEKGESYNSETARLTSNRLAALGSYKFVNIRFNETDTTNIEDQGSLNADIFLSPLTKRSIRTELQVLTKSNGYAGPGIAATYNNRNIFNGGETFSLTGDFSYESQISGGDDAGQTSIAGGLTANLLLPRLVPFSPSRFNYSVPKTKISLGGDILLRSDYYTLTSFNTSFGYTWKANKFVYHELNPISITYVNLADTTEEFEEILDENSYLSSSFEQQFIAGINYTFTYNELVDDNKDRPIYVSTSLDIAGNTLNLLSGGKSSVFGLEYAQYAKADIDFRYYLKWGKESALVSRLYAGWGIPYGNSTTLPFVKQFYSGGPYSVRAFEIRSLGPGTFVSDEDSTSSYYDQSGNLRLEANLEYRFPIWSYLKGALFVDAGNIWLTSEVEIDEDDDEDSIALSEELMSEGTFGSDWMKELGIGVGFGLRVDIQSFVIRFDLASPLQVPYNDEGERLRTPFFGGGSGNLVFNFAIGYPF, from the coding sequence ATGAAGTTGAGAACAACATCTATTTTTCGAGTTTTTATACTCCTCTGTTTAACGATGCAATATGCATGTAGTGTTGGAAAGTATATACCTGAGGGCGAAATTTTGTTTAGCGGCACGGAAATTAAGGTAGAATCGGAAGAGGAAAAACGGGCTTTAAAACCAGTAGAACAAGAGTTAGGAACTTTGATTACCCCAGCCCCTAATTCAGATGTTTTAGGAATGCGCTTGGGGCTTTATTACCACTATAAGGCCCAGAAGAAAAAGCCAGGTTTCCTCAATAAATGGCTAAATAAAAAATTTGGTGAAGAGCCAGTGTATTTAAGTGATGTAAATACGAACCGTATGGAAGAGCTAATGCTCAACCGTCTTGATAACCGGGGATTTTTCTACAGTAAAGTTGCTTCGGAAATAGATAGTACTAAAAAGTACGCTTCGGTAACATATAAAGCGGATTTGGCCAAGCCCTATACTTTGCAGGAATGGAAGATTGATAGGGATACTCTACCCATTTATGACCAAATAGAGACGGCTATGACTGGTACAAAGCTAAAGGCTGGAGAGCGTTTTGACTTGGAATTATTGAAGTACGAACGAGAGCGAATAGATACTCATCTTAAAAGTCAAGGATACTATAATTTTAATTCTGACTTTCTCATTTTTGAGGCAGATACCAATCGCTATGATAGTAGAAAATTCGATTTGTTTCTTCGGTTGAAAAAAGGGACACCAAAGAAATCTATCGTTCCGTACCGTATTGATTCTATTGCGGTTTACCCCAATTATTCCATTGAAAACGATAGCTTGCCACAGCCTTCTGCAGTTACAGAGGAAAATGGGATTTATTTTATTCAAGATGAGGAGTTTTTTAAACCAAAAAAATTGGAGCCTTACATTCTTTTTGAAAAAGGAGAGTCATACAATTCAGAAACTGCGCGGCTTACAAGCAACCGGTTAGCCGCTTTGGGTAGTTATAAGTTTGTAAACATTAGGTTTAATGAAACAGATACCACGAATATTGAAGATCAGGGTTCATTAAATGCAGACATCTTCTTATCGCCTTTAACAAAAAGATCTATCCGTACGGAACTACAGGTCCTAACAAAATCTAATGGCTACGCGGGGCCGGGAATAGCTGCTACATATAACAATCGTAACATATTTAATGGAGGCGAAACGTTTAGTCTCACAGGAGATTTTTCCTATGAAAGCCAAATATCTGGAGGGGATGATGCAGGGCAAACCAGTATTGCGGGCGGACTGACGGCCAATTTATTGTTACCTAGGTTAGTGCCTTTTTCGCCTAGCAGATTTAACTATTCCGTTCCAAAGACCAAAATAAGTTTGGGAGGCGATATTTTACTAAGGAGCGATTATTATACCCTGACCTCCTTTAATACTTCTTTTGGGTATACATGGAAAGCAAATAAGTTCGTTTATCACGAATTGAATCCTATTAGTATTACGTATGTGAACCTTGCAGATACCACAGAAGAGTTTGAGGAAATTTTGGATGAAAACTCTTATTTGAGCAGTAGTTTTGAACAGCAGTTCATTGCTGGTATCAATTATACTTTTACCTATAATGAGTTGGTTGATGATAATAAAGACCGCCCCATTTACGTGTCTACAAGTTTAGATATTGCAGGTAATACCCTAAACTTGTTAAGTGGAGGAAAGAGTTCCGTTTTTGGATTGGAATATGCACAATATGCTAAAGCAGATATAGATTTTAGGTATTACTTGAAATGGGGCAAAGAAAGCGCTCTAGTAAGTAGATTGTACGCAGGCTGGGGTATTCCCTATGGCAATTCTACAACATTGCCTTTTGTAAAACAATTCTACTCTGGCGGTCCATATAGTGTTCGTGCATTTGAAATTAGGTCCCTAGGGCCTGGTACTTTTGTAAGTGATGAAGATAGTACCAGTTCTTACTACGATCAATCCGGGAACCTTAGGCTAGAGGCCAATCTAGAATATCGTTTTCCTATTTGGTCTTATTTAAAAGGAGCTTTGTTTGTAGATGCCGGTAATATTTGGTTGACTAGCGAGGTAGAAATAGACGAAGACGATGATGAAGATAGCATAGCTTTGAGTGAGGAATTAATGTCAGAAGGAACCTTTGGTTCCGATTGGATGAAGGAGTTGGGTATTGGAGTTGGTTTTGGACTTCGGGTAGATATACAGAGTTTTGTAATCCGTTTTGATCTTGCTTCGCCATTACAGGTTCCTTATAATGATGAAGGAGAGCGATTGCGTACGCCTTTCTTTGGAGGTGGAAGCGGCAATCTGGTCTTTAATTTTGCTATTGGTTATCCTTTTTAA
- a CDS encoding YciE/YciF ferroxidase family protein, protein MKTLNDLFEYQLKDLYSAETQLLAALPDIMEHANDEGLKQVFENQLEDTKEQKSRIENICDELSISPTGETCQAMKGLIKEAKHFIEEVENDEVMDVGLVAEIQRVQHYEISGYGSAVRFAKELGLRKIAKTLQKTLNEEYDADDTLEKFAETRLNKKAIGGNV, encoded by the coding sequence ATGAAGACGTTAAACGACTTATTCGAGTATCAGCTTAAAGATTTATATAGCGCAGAAACCCAACTTTTGGCAGCTTTACCAGATATAATGGAACATGCTAATGATGAAGGATTAAAGCAAGTTTTTGAAAACCAGTTGGAAGATACAAAAGAGCAAAAAAGTAGAATAGAAAATATTTGTGACGAATTAAGTATATCGCCTACCGGGGAAACCTGCCAAGCTATGAAAGGACTTATCAAAGAGGCGAAACATTTTATAGAAGAGGTAGAAAATGATGAGGTAATGGACGTAGGTCTAGTAGCAGAAATACAGCGTGTACAGCATTATGAGATTTCTGGCTACGGTAGTGCGGTTCGTTTTGCGAAAGAATTAGGGCTCAGGAAAATTGCAAAAACATTGCAAAAGACTCTAAATGAAGAGTACGATGCAGACGATACCTTAGAAAAATTTGCTGAAACCCGATTGAATAAAAAAGCCATTGGCGGAAACGTCTAA
- a CDS encoding DUF3817 domain-containing protein gives MIDLFKTKLGRLRIIGFLEGISLLILVFVAVPMKYFFLDPSLTKSLGPIHGALFLLFIINTVGVGIEQNWRFRKTTWKVILACFIPFGTFYIDRKIFSQLYSAS, from the coding sequence ATGATAGATTTATTTAAAACTAAACTAGGCCGACTTAGAATTATCGGGTTTTTGGAAGGTATCTCACTTTTAATACTTGTGTTCGTTGCCGTTCCCATGAAATATTTCTTTCTAGACCCCAGCCTAACAAAATCACTTGGACCAATACACGGGGCACTGTTCTTGCTTTTTATAATAAATACTGTTGGTGTAGGAATTGAGCAAAATTGGAGATTTCGCAAGACAACATGGAAGGTTATTTTGGCCTGCTTCATCCCATTTGGCACATTTTATATTGATAGAAAAATTTTCAGCCAACTTTACTCTGCGAGCTAA
- a CDS encoding translocation/assembly module TamB domain-containing protein, giving the protein MQKEKRKNRGLRRLGRVSLVVLLIFLGIVLFIRSQWGQDIIVGKLTNYVSQKTNTKVEIDRLFLTFSGNVFLEGLYLEDTKGDTLIYSKNLEMNLPLTPLVFSNELSLKSATWEGLRANIRREEASEDFNFTFLVDAFAPADTTTTTTDTEPMQISIGELDFKDFKIDYDDQFLGIDSRIQLGELVLDADETDLDKLRFELDRLKLSNTEIFYKQTKPFVSEDATESIMPYFAVNSLQLQNVKADYNSVPDTINAKLDLQDFELELPKADLATNNIEVDRIALKGSSISLRLPATNDKVDLTATNISDAAFEWPKFLVSADEIDFQDNRIVYAMGTAEPQKGKFNANAISLSDFKLQANDVNYQPKKVKIDLKAFSFLEESGIALKSLKFNANVNDTSAALEELQLLVNESSLAGQMTLNYPSVEKLMDAPEQTQVDVKLKEIYLNLNDAFTLQPELAENTYLQAASKHLIEGEISAQGTLQKIDIKNIDLNWGETTRFAAQGNLQNVIQPDSLYFNFETIKLNTVKEDVAQFVSEQELGVTLPKTIVLNAQAKGRVDDLSATAALIIPEGAVTANGAYKDGNEMRFDGNIKVDSLQIDKLLNNPELGVVSFTMDASGGGDINNLDAKIKTDFTQLILSNYDFSALKLKGDIENGKGVIDLSFKDDNLNFLAKSNVVLDSLSSRLDLDLNVIGADLYALGVTKEGVKVGLQLNAQYSGNAEAYQIDAQIKNGVAVYDNEQYQMGPVNLKSAIDKANTDVTVNSDFLVGSLKSNAPPQALSDALTRQFENYFKDATDEVIAPDSVQLKMNMKLSPTPFLTEVFLRDVDRLDSVLVEADFDALTKKLNANLHVPAISYQGSSIDSLNAKVTGNATNLNFTAGFAGLVSDPIHIKRTYLEGDLKNKKLFLDFVAMDDSVDIAKVSSQLTLSKDTTLIHIDPSNLVLNKKEWSVPEDNQIAIGEQLLRLKNMKFTRNEQSLTISDQLPNQAKEHIGIVFDNFKLQTFLGFLNPDETLASGLVKGDLIIENPFGATGLVADFKINSLEALQNPLGNLTLKANSTGNAAYDFNLALKGGGADLDLKGDYAAAETGAKLNLDLDLNRIELKTIEAFTEGVIKDSHGALSGKVNVSGTTASPEYAGTINFTGVDFNLAEVNSVFKVTDEQLKLDTDGVYFDSFEITDADGSDFTVQGAVLTKDLLNPSFDLKLTAENFRVLNSSKEDNELYYGTASLDADLKVEGDLDLPKISGKLRVRKITDVTYVVPESQLDVEERDGVVLFVNRENPDAILTKSDQEETPSLFKGMDIRAVLEIAEDADFHIIIDERTGDNLEVSGDAALNLNVEPNGRINLSGRYELKSGHYETNLYNLVNRRFEIKPGSTITWQGDPTDAKLDVTAIYNIETSAESLMSSVTSSEDLSVSSKYNEVLPFIVYLNVDGELLQPELSFGLDMPEDEQGALSGAVYGRVQQLNSQEAELNKQVFSLLALSRFYPDSGSDGSSGGTAAIARDNVNKVLSGELNSFSDKVFGNTGVEVGFDLDSFTDYQGDSPEDRTQLNISAKKKLFDDRLVVTAGSAVDVEGSAQSEDEATSIIGNVSLEYTLTKDGRYRLRGFRKSEYENIIDGQLIVTGMAVIFNREFNKFSQLFSPVKKDSDKKGKKKEADKEENQPKEDK; this is encoded by the coding sequence ATGCAAAAGGAGAAAAGAAAAAATAGGGGATTGCGGCGCTTAGGACGAGTGTCCTTAGTAGTCCTGCTTATATTTCTTGGTATTGTGCTTTTTATTCGAAGCCAATGGGGACAGGATATTATAGTTGGCAAACTAACCAATTACGTTTCTCAAAAGACAAACACGAAAGTTGAGATAGACCGTTTGTTTCTTACTTTTTCAGGGAATGTTTTTTTAGAGGGATTGTATTTGGAAGATACCAAAGGCGATACGCTTATCTATTCTAAAAACTTAGAAATGAACCTTCCACTAACACCTTTGGTTTTTAGTAATGAGCTGAGCTTAAAGTCGGCTACTTGGGAAGGACTCCGAGCAAACATTAGAAGAGAAGAAGCATCAGAAGATTTTAATTTTACTTTTTTGGTTGATGCTTTTGCGCCTGCAGATACTACCACAACTACTACAGATACGGAGCCCATGCAAATTAGCATTGGCGAACTAGATTTCAAAGATTTTAAGATTGACTATGACGACCAATTTTTAGGAATTGATAGTCGTATTCAACTTGGTGAGTTGGTTTTGGATGCCGATGAAACTGATTTGGATAAGCTAAGGTTTGAATTAGATAGACTGAAATTATCCAACACAGAGATTTTCTACAAACAGACGAAACCTTTTGTATCGGAAGATGCTACAGAAAGTATCATGCCATACTTTGCAGTGAATAGTCTTCAGCTTCAAAATGTAAAAGCAGATTATAATTCGGTTCCTGATACTATTAATGCCAAACTAGACCTTCAAGATTTTGAATTGGAATTGCCAAAAGCAGATTTGGCAACGAATAATATAGAGGTAGATAGAATTGCACTAAAAGGTTCCTCGATCTCCCTGCGGCTTCCCGCTACCAACGATAAAGTAGATTTAACCGCAACGAATATTTCTGATGCTGCTTTTGAGTGGCCTAAATTTTTGGTGAGCGCAGATGAAATCGATTTTCAAGATAATAGGATTGTCTATGCCATGGGAACGGCCGAACCGCAAAAAGGCAAGTTTAATGCGAATGCCATCTCACTTTCTGATTTTAAACTTCAGGCGAATGATGTAAACTATCAGCCTAAAAAAGTAAAAATAGACCTCAAAGCTTTTTCTTTTTTAGAAGAAAGCGGAATTGCGTTAAAAAGCTTAAAATTCAATGCTAATGTAAATGATACCTCTGCTGCACTGGAAGAATTACAACTGCTCGTAAACGAAAGTTCTTTAGCAGGACAAATGACATTGAATTATCCATCTGTAGAAAAATTGATGGATGCACCAGAGCAGACTCAGGTAGACGTTAAGCTTAAAGAGATATACCTCAATTTAAACGATGCATTCACTTTACAACCGGAACTTGCGGAAAATACCTATTTGCAGGCAGCTTCAAAGCATCTGATTGAGGGTGAAATTTCAGCACAGGGAACTTTACAGAAAATAGATATAAAAAATATAGATTTAAACTGGGGAGAGACTACGCGGTTTGCTGCTCAAGGTAACTTACAAAATGTAATACAGCCAGATTCGTTGTACTTCAACTTTGAAACCATAAAACTGAATACGGTAAAAGAAGATGTAGCGCAATTTGTTTCTGAACAAGAATTGGGTGTTACGTTACCAAAGACCATAGTCCTTAATGCTCAGGCCAAAGGAAGAGTAGACGACCTAAGTGCCACGGCAGCATTGATAATTCCTGAAGGTGCAGTTACTGCGAATGGTGCTTATAAAGATGGTAATGAGATGCGTTTTGATGGAAACATAAAAGTAGACAGCCTTCAAATTGATAAACTGTTGAACAATCCGGAATTGGGCGTTGTTTCTTTTACTATGGATGCTTCTGGGGGTGGTGATATCAATAATCTTGATGCAAAAATCAAAACAGATTTTACCCAACTAATTCTCAGTAATTATGATTTTTCAGCCTTAAAGCTGAAAGGTGATATTGAAAATGGAAAAGGAGTAATTGACCTCTCTTTTAAAGATGATAATCTAAATTTTTTAGCCAAAAGCAATGTTGTTTTAGATTCGCTAAGCTCAAGACTAGATTTAGATTTGAATGTTATTGGCGCTGATTTGTACGCTTTGGGAGTTACAAAAGAAGGTGTAAAGGTGGGACTTCAGTTGAATGCGCAGTATAGCGGGAATGCAGAAGCTTACCAGATAGATGCCCAGATTAAAAATGGGGTAGCGGTCTACGATAATGAGCAGTACCAAATGGGCCCGGTTAATCTAAAATCGGCTATAGATAAAGCCAATACGGATGTTACGGTAAATAGTGATTTCTTGGTAGGGAGCTTAAAGTCTAACGCTCCGCCACAAGCTTTGAGCGACGCCCTTACCCGTCAATTTGAAAATTACTTTAAAGATGCTACAGATGAGGTAATAGCACCAGATTCGGTACAGCTTAAAATGAATATGAAATTATCTCCAACGCCTTTTCTTACGGAAGTGTTTTTACGAGATGTGGACCGCTTGGATTCGGTTTTGGTAGAGGCAGATTTTGATGCACTTACCAAGAAACTGAATGCTAATTTGCATGTGCCGGCCATTTCATATCAAGGCAGTTCTATAGATAGTTTGAATGCAAAAGTAACGGGCAATGCTACCAACCTAAATTTTACGGCAGGTTTTGCAGGTCTTGTATCAGATCCTATACATATAAAAAGAACTTATTTGGAGGGCGATCTGAAAAACAAAAAGTTGTTTTTAGATTTTGTAGCTATGGATGATAGTGTGGATATTGCAAAAGTCTCTTCCCAACTCACCCTTTCAAAAGATACAACGCTTATTCATATAGACCCATCCAACTTGGTTTTGAACAAGAAAGAATGGTCAGTTCCAGAGGATAATCAAATTGCTATAGGGGAACAATTGTTGCGATTAAAAAACATGAAATTTACGCGCAATGAACAGTCGTTAACCATCAGCGACCAATTGCCTAATCAAGCAAAGGAGCATATTGGAATTGTATTCGATAATTTTAAACTACAGACTTTCTTGGGGTTTTTAAATCCTGATGAGACCTTGGCATCCGGTTTGGTAAAGGGCGATTTAATTATAGAAAATCCTTTTGGTGCTACAGGCTTGGTTGCAGATTTTAAAATCAATTCTTTGGAGGCGTTACAAAACCCTTTGGGTAATCTTACCCTAAAAGCAAATTCTACCGGTAATGCTGCATACGACTTTAACTTGGCCTTAAAAGGTGGTGGGGCAGACTTGGACTTGAAAGGGGACTATGCCGCGGCGGAAACAGGAGCTAAGCTAAATTTAGACCTTGATTTAAACCGGATAGAACTAAAAACAATTGAAGCTTTTACAGAAGGAGTCATCAAAGATTCTCACGGTGCATTATCGGGAAAAGTAAATGTTTCCGGTACTACAGCTTCGCCAGAATATGCTGGAACTATAAACTTTACCGGTGTAGATTTTAATTTGGCTGAGGTAAATTCTGTTTTTAAAGTGACGGATGAACAACTAAAATTGGACACTGATGGTGTGTATTTTGATAGTTTTGAAATCACGGATGCAGATGGTAGCGATTTTACCGTACAAGGTGCCGTACTCACAAAAGACTTGTTAAACCCTTCTTTTGATTTAAAGTTGACAGCGGAAAACTTCCGGGTGTTAAATTCCTCGAAAGAAGATAATGAGTTGTATTACGGTACTGCCAGTTTGGATGCAGACCTAAAGGTAGAGGGAGACTTGGACCTTCCAAAGATAAGTGGCAAACTACGTGTTCGGAAAATTACGGATGTTACCTACGTAGTGCCGGAATCGCAATTGGATGTTGAGGAACGTGATGGCGTTGTGCTTTTTGTAAACCGTGAGAACCCTGATGCTATTTTAACGAAAAGCGACCAAGAAGAAACACCTTCCCTTTTTAAGGGAATGGATATTAGAGCAGTACTGGAAATTGCCGAAGATGCGGATTTTCATATAATCATAGATGAGCGAACGGGAGATAATCTGGAAGTTTCTGGAGATGCAGCTCTTAATCTAAACGTTGAGCCTAATGGAAGAATAAACCTCTCCGGGAGGTATGAGTTAAAATCAGGACACTATGAGACCAATCTTTACAATCTTGTAAACCGCAGGTTTGAAATCAAACCTGGTAGTACAATTACATGGCAAGGAGACCCCACGGATGCAAAATTAGATGTGACGGCAATCTATAATATAGAAACGTCTGCAGAGTCTTTAATGTCTTCCGTTACCTCAAGTGAAGATTTGAGCGTTAGTTCAAAATATAATGAGGTGCTGCCTTTTATTGTATATCTTAATGTAGATGGCGAGCTTTTGCAGCCGGAGCTATCCTTTGGTTTAGATATGCCAGAAGATGAACAGGGAGCCTTAAGTGGTGCCGTTTATGGACGTGTTCAGCAATTGAACAGCCAAGAAGCAGAACTGAACAAACAGGTCTTTTCACTATTGGCTTTGAGCAGATTTTATCCAGATTCTGGTAGTGACGGTAGCTCGGGAGGAACAGCGGCAATTGCTCGGGATAACGTTAATAAGGTGCTTTCTGGTGAGCTCAATTCATTCTCGGATAAAGTTTTTGGTAATACAGGTGTTGAGGTAGGATTTGATTTAGACAGTTTTACGGATTACCAAGGCGATAGCCCTGAAGATAGGACGCAATTGAACATTAGTGCAAAGAAAAAGTTGTTTGATGATCGTTTGGTGGTGACTGCGGGTAGTGCTGTAGATGTTGAAGGTAGCGCGCAATCAGAAGATGAGGCCACGTCTATAATAGGAAATGTAAGTTTGGAATACACGCTTACCAAAGATGGTAGGTATCGCTTACGCGGATTTCGTAAGAGTGAATATGAAAATATTATTGACGGCCAGTTAATTGTGACCGGAATGGCGGTTATTTTTAATAGGGAATTTAATAAATTTAGTCAGTTGTTCAGCCCCGTTAAAAAGGATTCCGATAAGAAAGGAAAGAAAAAGGAAGCGGATAAAGAGGAGAATCAACCAAAGGAAGATAAGTAA
- a CDS encoding peroxiredoxin-like family protein — protein MIKPKTEVPQIELPLINDTRWSLAAQKSKSFTVLVFYRGLHCPVCKNYLEELAKKLKDFSDRGAHVVAISSDSEERSKKAGKEWDVPELPIAYGLSIEEARNWGLFVSKGIKDSEPDMFSEPGVFLVRPDNTLYASAVQTMPFARPNWKDILNAIDYIEKNDYPARGGE, from the coding sequence ATGATAAAACCCAAAACAGAAGTCCCCCAAATAGAATTACCACTAATAAATGATACCAGATGGAGCTTGGCCGCTCAAAAAAGCAAATCCTTTACAGTGCTGGTATTTTATAGGGGATTGCATTGTCCGGTCTGTAAAAACTATTTAGAGGAGCTAGCAAAGAAATTAAAGGATTTTTCCGACAGGGGAGCTCATGTAGTAGCTATTAGTAGTGATAGTGAAGAACGCTCCAAGAAAGCGGGTAAGGAATGGGACGTTCCGGAATTGCCTATTGCCTACGGACTGTCTATTGAGGAAGCTCGCAACTGGGGGTTATTTGTTTCTAAAGGAATAAAGGATTCGGAGCCAGATATGTTTTCTGAGCCTGGTGTTTTTCTGGTAAGACCGGATAATACCTTGTATGCAAGTGCTGTGCAAACCATGCCTTTTGCGCGTCCAAACTGGAAAGATATATTGAATGCAATAGATTATATAGAAAAGAACGATTATCCAGCTAGAGGAGGAGAGTAA
- a CDS encoding Dps family protein, giving the protein MEVKEAQKAEIGIKKSNREAVVKMLRQLLADEFLLYTKTRNAHWNVEGIDFHTKHVFFEEEYGKLETFIDEVAERIRMLGFYSPGTLKEFLELSHLEENKPDQTDSASFMTALLKDHDKVIKFIRESIGDNAEAHNDEGTADFITGILQAHEQMAWMLRASLKQFD; this is encoded by the coding sequence ATGGAGGTTAAAGAAGCCCAAAAAGCCGAGATAGGCATAAAGAAGTCAAATCGTGAAGCAGTAGTAAAAATGTTACGCCAATTATTGGCCGACGAGTTTTTATTATACACAAAGACACGTAACGCACACTGGAACGTAGAAGGTATAGATTTTCATACCAAGCACGTTTTCTTTGAAGAAGAGTACGGAAAATTGGAAACATTTATTGATGAAGTAGCGGAACGTATCCGTATGCTGGGGTTCTATTCTCCGGGTACTTTAAAAGAATTTTTGGAATTGTCTCATCTTGAAGAGAACAAGCCTGATCAAACAGACAGCGCAAGCTTTATGACCGCCTTACTAAAGGACCACGATAAAGTAATTAAGTTTATAAGAGAAAGTATTGGAGACAACGCAGAAGCCCATAATGATGAAGGTACTGCAGATTTTATAACAGGTATTTTACAAGCTCATGAACAAATGGCTTGGATGTTGAGAGCATCATTAAAGCAATTTGATTAA
- a CDS encoding alpha/beta fold hydrolase: MDEYTGLRYEKIGKGKKTIVFVHYFGGDAGSWKWLARRLRKKYTCIMLNLPGFGGTKPLAEPSIYGMAQYINVCIDELKLKDYILCGHSMGAKLVLYAAQIKNANLPSKLMLIAPSPPTVENMPDEERKRMLNHPDRAEAANTVHNGTKKKLGKKKLLYAVNSQLRIEDTTWKWWLNVGMKNNIAERIKGLNIPTDVIFSNDDPVISTDAIYNEVLPNLSSPSTVALSRVGHLIPMEAPRKLARIIKKINK; the protein is encoded by the coding sequence ATGGACGAATACACAGGGTTGAGATATGAGAAAATAGGTAAGGGAAAGAAAACCATTGTGTTTGTACATTATTTTGGAGGTGATGCCGGAAGTTGGAAGTGGCTGGCCAGAAGACTACGTAAAAAATATACCTGCATCATGCTAAACTTACCAGGTTTTGGAGGAACAAAGCCTCTTGCAGAACCTTCCATTTACGGCATGGCACAGTATATAAATGTCTGTATTGATGAGCTAAAATTGAAGGACTATATACTTTGCGGACATTCTATGGGCGCTAAACTGGTGCTTTATGCCGCACAGATTAAAAATGCTAATTTACCCAGTAAATTAATGTTAATAGCCCCATCGCCACCTACCGTAGAAAACATGCCTGATGAGGAGCGTAAGCGCATGTTGAACCACCCAGATAGAGCCGAAGCTGCAAATACGGTGCATAATGGTACGAAGAAAAAATTAGGTAAAAAAAAGTTGTTGTACGCGGTTAATTCTCAACTACGAATAGAAGACACTACATGGAAATGGTGGTTGAACGTGGGCATGAAAAATAATATTGCCGAACGAATTAAGGGGCTTAATATTCCAACAGATGTTATTTTCTCTAATGACGATCCTGTAATTTCTACCGATGCCATTTATAATGAGGTACTTCCTAATCTTAGTAGCCCTTCTACAGTGGCGTTAAGCAGAGTAGGACACTTGATTCCTATGGAAGCTCCGCGAAAACTAGCCAGAATTATCAAAAAAATTAACAAATAA
- a CDS encoding BLUF domain-containing protein codes for MIHTLTYESKAIKKLTITDVEAILATAKLFNSQNDITGCLIFYKRRFIQILEGDKENVKDLFEKVKKDKRHKEVYLLSEGPIEKRNFPNWGMVYYPIDDNEANRNEYEQFKRNLLLLADLTVHSNQTAILFWKRMKLLITTPPDHI; via the coding sequence TTGATACATACCCTAACTTACGAATCAAAAGCAATTAAAAAATTGACTATTACCGATGTAGAAGCTATTCTGGCCACTGCTAAATTGTTTAATAGTCAGAATGACATTACAGGCTGTCTTATTTTCTATAAAAGAAGATTTATTCAGATTTTAGAAGGTGATAAGGAAAACGTTAAAGACCTTTTTGAAAAAGTCAAGAAAGATAAGCGTCATAAAGAGGTTTACCTCTTGTCTGAAGGACCAATTGAGAAGCGTAATTTTCCAAATTGGGGAATGGTCTATTATCCTATAGATGATAATGAAGCAAATAGAAACGAGTACGAACAGTTCAAAAGGAACTTGTTATTACTGGCAGACTTAACGGTGCATTCCAATCAAACCGCAATTCTTTTCTGGAAACGCATGAAATTGCTAATTACCACACCACCGGATCATATATAA